Proteins from a genomic interval of Liolophura sinensis isolate JHLJ2023 chromosome 3, CUHK_Ljap_v2, whole genome shotgun sequence:
- the LOC135463931 gene encoding acetylcholine-binding protein-like, protein MATFIFVIGLFVAGTLADSNGQGDFYYDISSVHNQLLAGYDKTVLPKESRDHGVKVTVDFTLIQLDEVEEDEGEVSVTVWLSQSWHDSRLRWDSNLHHGVEKVAFPQDAIWIPDLTLYNGVHAPEKLNDNAIIVEHDGGVYFVSALHVEASCPISENSVNVTCVFRVGSWVHDTSYVDVEPGKKHMEVSDLYTNPKWEVQYIEGVRKEKKYDCCPGTYSSVEFSVQFLRKD, encoded by the exons ATGGCTACCTTCATCTTCGTGATTGGTTTGTTCGTGGCTGGGACGCTGGCAGATTCAAACGG CCAAGGTGACTTCTACTACGACATATCCTCGGTGCACAACCAGCTGTTAGCCGGCTACGACAAGACTGTTCTTCCGAAAGAGAGTCGTGACCACGGGGTAAAAGTCACGGTCGATTTTACTTTGATCCAATTGGACGAAGTCGAAGAGGACGAAGGGGAAGTGTCCGTGACCGTCTGGCTGTCTCAG TCCTGGCACGACTCTCGGTTGCGATGGGACAGCAATCTTCATCACGGCGTGGAGAAAGTGGCTTTTCCCCAGGACGCGATTTGGATTCCAGATCTCACTCTTTACAATGG tgttcaCGCACCCGAGAAACTGAACGACAACGCCATTATCGTAGAACACGACGGTGGGGTCTACTTTGTGTCCGCGCTACACGTGGAAGCCTCCTGCCCAATCTCTGAGAATTCCGTTAACGTCACGTGCGTCTTTCGAGTGGGATCCTGGGTCCATGACACTTCATATGTTGACGTCGAACCCGGTAAGAAGCACATGGAAGTGTCAGATCTGTACACCAATCCGAAATGGGAGGTGCAGTACATAGAGGGTGTGCGAAAGGAGAAGAAGTACGACTGCTGCCCAGGGACATACAGCTCTGTGGAATTCTCAGTACAGTTTCTCAGGAAAGACTAA